GATCGTCGCAAAACTTACAAATGTATGAATCAAGCGTTACGTGTCTCCGCCGCAGTGCAGCCATGCACGGAACCCGCCCTATAATAATCCTCCAAGCCAAAAAATTAACTTTTATCGGGGCCCAATTATTCCACACAAAACCGGCTGCCTCGTTCAAGCTTTCTACCCGTTGCAGTTGTCTTCTGAGGCTGCTAACAGAGAAGATTCCTGATGCGTCATGACTCCACGTCCACGAGTCCTCTACATCCCTTAAGTTCACCAACGTCAGCTCATGAGATAACGTCTCGAGCTGGTATAGTTCCTCTTCGGTCGACGGAGATCTTTGCCAATTAAACTTGATAATTATCGCTCCGTTGTCTTTCACCAATCTCTCAGCCACCTGCACATTTTTATTAACTTCCAAGTTGTACATGTTAGGAAATTTAATACACAACGGTTCCTCAAAGATCCAGCAGTCCTTCCAGAAGGATATACAATGACCATAACCCGCCACCCCTCTAAACGCTCTGTGCAAGTCAAAACCATATTCTTCCAGGTCCTTTGCCACcctgttgtaacacctcgaaatttttgcgtccaataatgtgccGACACGTGTcctaagtttacacgtggcattaatattaaataaaggactaatgttgacaaaccttgaaagtatataaattcgagggttataaatgtcaaacaaagataaatatactgtatagtatccctaaacgatgctcgtaccttcaaacgaataaatcacggatcgtacggaagcggaacgcagaagaaagtgagaaattacaaaccacaggggttaactgtgtcaacatgtttaattatacctctgagtgaccctttaacgttcccaaggcttcgtaacagtattatacgctcactagaatatactgtaaaaattccgcgaagttccgttttaaaacgagagggttatactcaaattcgtatgagaagggttaaaagcgtcaataatgaaagttaaggctttctgaataattaataaactaaccggggacttaataacgcgggtaaatatcacgaggtccctagttgtaattaaccgagggccaaaccgcaaagttaccccttcaaacccgaaaggtcaggtaaatcattacgaaagatttcgttattaattaccagattttgtcatcattacaaaaagatttaaaaatcctgaaattctaacctcaggcggcccgcgtgaagttttgggttaagttgaggcgggccgcgagcctcctctttttcTCGCCTGATTTTtaaaactcaggcggcccgcgtacaaaagCATGGATtcccccatgcgggccgcgtcaggcgcccagatgcagaaacatgcttaacttggctgttcagccttcCAAGAGCCATGATCTGCATTTAAACACCTCCAAAtgacccctaaacgacccctaacaCTAAGGACAAGTGTTGATCAGTTGTGGTGTGTGCTAGACTTTGTTGTCAATAAATTGTGGTGCTTGAAACCACTATATAAAGCCTAAGTTGCAACCATAAGTTCACACCCCATCATCTGCATCATTtggtcatttctggagctccaacTTCCTCTCAAGTGGTCACACTTGGTGCATAGGACCTCAGTAAGTGTTCCACTCCTTTCCCATTTGAGCTTtaacttagttttagcttaaaagtcgatccgtcgtaactaacggtcgaCTTAGCGATAACTCACAAATGattcagtgaattgtcgaatcaagaATGGTTatttgttggtaattatgtgggtaataaacctctaaaagggttcccactgatcaccactctaactatgtcaaatgtcgagtcaaacgtgcacccaaaaagtcaacagaatgtcgttttgacgaatcttgcataatctgtaatgtatatactatggaacctgttttgatgatcataaaacatgatattaagtatataaacttgtttgcgctcgtttgaatcgaccatttgctatattaacccggttcggagccgaatgtcgcaaaagtttgact
The Helianthus annuus cultivar XRQ/B chromosome 6, HanXRQr2.0-SUNRISE, whole genome shotgun sequence genome window above contains:
- the LOC118479539 gene encoding uncharacterized protein LOC118479539, coding for MYNLEVNKNVQVAERLVKDNGAIIIKFNWQRSPSTEEELYQLETLSHELTLVNLRDVEDSWTWSHDASGIFSVSSLRRQLQRVESLNEAAGFVWNNWAPIKVNFLAWRIIIGRVPCMAALRRRHVTLDSYICKFCDDQEESVEHLFVGCQFALAVWDFIAEWCRCPRMFAFGIKDVMYYHLNTRGTHKWKKMIHLIILVAFWGIWRCRNELIFKNKEPNLDGVKQDIRNSSYLWFKNRAKRQEVTWLQWCNMEVSAMRL